From the genome of Gracilinanus agilis isolate LMUSP501 chromosome 2, AgileGrace, whole genome shotgun sequence, one region includes:
- the LOC123235377 gene encoding olfactory receptor 1-like, whose translation MQKGNTTGISGFLLLGLSEQPDHQLILFGLFLAMYLVTILGNLLIILAIASNSHLHSPMYFFLANLSLVDTCFTSTTVPKMLMNIWTHCQNISYAGCLTQMYFFMAFALLDDFLLAAMAYDRYVAICLPLHYTTVMSPTRCMLLVTVSWLCSHLIALSLTLFMAQFSFCESNVIPHFFCDLLPLLKLSCSDTSIFQVVMFIDASLAGFIPFACILFSYVHIILTIFKVPSDDGKHKVFSTCGSHFSVVILFYGTLILVYLQPSSSYSADTGIIASVMYTVVTPMMNPFIYSLRNKDMKRALRKLLSKRMAPSW comes from the coding sequence ATGCAGAAAGGAAATACAACTGGCATCTCTGGATTCCTACTCCTGGGTCTCTCTGAACAACCAGATCATCAGCTGATTCTCTTTGGGCTATTCCTGGCCATGTACCTAGTCACCATATTGGGGAATCTGCTCATCATCCTGGCCATTGCCTCTAATTCCCATCTCCACTCTCCAATGTATTTCTTCCTGGCCAACCTCTCATTGGTTGATACCTGTTTTACCTCCACCACAGTCCCCAAGATGCTAATGAACATCTGGACCCACTGCCAAAATATCTCCTATGCTGGGTGCCTCACTCAGATGTATTTCTTCATGGCCTTTGCTCTTCTAGATGATTTCCTCCTTGCTGCCATGGCTTATGACCGCTATGTGGCTATTTGTCTCCCTCTCCACTACACCACAGTCATGAGCCCTACACGCTGTATGCTTCTGGTGACTGtatcctggctctgctcccaCCTCATTGCCCTCTCCCTCACTCTTTTCATggctcagttctctttctgtGAATCCAATGTGATCCCCCATTTCTTCTGTGACCTCTTACCCCTTCTCAAACTTTCTTGCTCAGACACTAGCATCTTTCAGGTGGTAATGTTTATTGATGCCAGTTTGGCTGGTTTCATCCCATTTGCATGCATTTTGTTCTCCTATGTCCACATTATCCTCACTATATTCAAGGTACCTTCTGATGATGGGAAGCACAAAGTTTTTTCCACCTGTGGCTCCCATTTTTCAGTAGTCATTCTCTTCTATGGGACTCTCATTCTGGTATATTTACAGCCCTCATCCTCCTACTCAGCAGACACAGGAATCATCGCCTCAGTGATGTACACAGTGGTGACTCCTATGATGAACCCCTTCATCTACAGCCTGAGGAATAAGGACATGAAGAGAGCCCTAAGGAAGTTGCTCAGCAAGAGAATGGCTCCATCTTGGTGA
- the LOC123235378 gene encoding olfactory receptor 1L6-like: MEKANQTRVSEFFLLGLTTDPQQQVWLIVLFLAMYLLNVIGNTVIITAILEDSRLHTPMYFFLSNLSLVDICFTTVIVPQMLVSMLMQNKAIPFAQCIAQMYFFVAFGITDSFLLAVMAIDRYMAICNPLHYTTAMSPRRCILLVAMSWMVSHLHSLIHTLLMARLSFCGPNIIHHFFCDVQPLLTLSCSDTSINEVLAFTEGSLVIMSPFLFIVISYVWITRAVLRVPSGRGRYKAFSTCSSHVTVVVLFYGTIISVYIRPSSTYSVTKDRVVTIIYTVVTPMLNPFIYSLRNKDMKGALRKVMGRAE; encoded by the coding sequence ATGGAGAAGGCAAACCAAACACGTGTATCTGAATTCTTTCTCCTAGGGTTGACCACTGATCCCCAGCAGCAGGTGTGGCTCATTGTACTCTTCCTGGCCATGTATCTCCTCAATGTGATAGGCAACACAGTCATTATTACAGCTATCTTGGAAGATAGCCGCCTTCACACTCCTATGTACTTTTTCCTCTCCAACCTGTCCTTGGTTGACATCTGCTTCACCACAGTTATTGTGCCCCAGATGCTAGTGAGCATGCTAATGCAGAACAAGGCCATTCCTTTTGCCCAGTGCATTGCCCAAATGTACTTCTTTGTAGCCTTTGGCATCACAGATAGTTTCCTCCTGGCTGTAATGGCTATTGACCGCTACATGGCCATCTGTAACCCATTACACTATACCACAGCTATGAGCCCCAGGCGTTGTATCCTGTTGGTGGCCATGTCATGGATGGTGTCTCACCTTCACTCACTCATCCATACCCTCCTCATGGCCCGCCTGTCCTTCTGTGGACCTAACATTATCCATCATTTCTTCTGTGATGTTCAGCCCTTACTGACACTCTCCTGCTCTGACACCTCCATCAATGAGGTCTTGGCTTTCACTGAAGGGTCCTTGGTGATCATGAGTCCATTCTTATTCATAGTTATCTCCTATGTCTGGATCACACGTGCTGTGCTAAGGGTTCCCTCAGGGAGAGGGAGGTATAAGGCGTTTTCTACCTGTAGTTCCCATGTCACTGTTGTGGTACTGTTCTATGGAACCATCATTTCAGTATACATTCGCCCCTCATCTACCTACTCAGTCACCAAGGACCGAGTAGTAACAATCATATACACTGTGGTGACCCCCATGCTGAACCCTTTCATCTACAGCCTCAGAAATAAGGACATGAAGGGTGCCTTGAGGAAAGTGATGGGAAGAGCAGAATAG